The segment attaacaaatattttaaaaagataatagaaaatttgataagaaatttaatgaatatgtATAAGTTAggttatgtttattattaacttacgAGCTTGATCTGTAGGATTCATGTATTTTCCACTTTTAGTGGTGTTTATTGAACGTCGAcccattgttattttatttaatgttataaaataagtgatatttaattaatttatataaataattaatgtacaATCTGctccaaaatttatttatatactttaatttatcaaatttaatagtCACTTGTAATtaagttaattataaaaataagtaaaatgcAGATAAGTTATAATTAAGTGAAAATACTGTGTAACACACTTTGAAGTTTAAATAATGTCGTCACTTATTATTagacatataaaatttataaatatgtttgaCGCTAGTAAAAACATATCAATAATTGTCGATATGAATACAAATGACACCAAACACACACAATTGAAAACATGGAGAGACCAGGAGAGACCAGGAGAGACTGAGAGAAGAGCAGACAAGAGTATGATCAGTGTAATCGGGCTTTTATACAATAAGTGCGATACGTAagttacacaaaaaaaaaaatagtacaataacttagattataaattaaatatgtttatttttaacttatatAAAGTAGTCTAGTCTTTGTGATGCATTGTGATGCATTCAAgaattaaaatagataaatttttatacacaaagtttaattactaattaagtttaaaaaaatagtaattgtcaaaaaattaacagcGCCATCAGTTGGCTGGcacattgtttatatatatttgttgactGCATCTCTCTAAACTTTTTGTAGTTTATgctcattaattattatacaacaattgtaatatttatattatttttattttttatatgtggTTATTGAAGGCAAGAAAATGGTAGCTTGGAGTGGTTTGTTCCGATCGAGCGGACAAGCTCTTATTCGTAATAGTAAATCACTCATatcaaatacaataaaaaatggtaatttaatttttataatattattataaatacttaaatcaataattattatattttttgtaatgtcATAGTGTATTGAGTTGTCAAAACGTGTTATGCAactgaaaattttacattttgtatttatgttactaaatttttattaattaaattataaatttttattttttacagataTTCTTAAACGTTCTATGTCAGAACATCGTGTTATGCAAATTGTACCTTCACGCTGGCACTGGGATAAAACCAAGGATCTTGTTCATCTCTACTTTTTTGTAGGTGCAATACCACTTGGAATTCTTATCATGtggtcaaatatatttattggacaTGCACAGCTTTCACCAATTCCTGAAGGATATGTACCAAAAGAATGGGAATATTGCagggtaaataaatttatctacagttttatttttaatgtgtatgttgttgtaaattaatattttttaaatttgcacAAGTATTAAGACTTTATTTAAACACATTAAATTAACCTCTATTATtgtcattgaatttataataatattttcttttcttttctgttaTCAGAGTCCAATTACAAGATTTTtcgttaaatatatatacacaagtgAACAACAAGAGTATGAAAAATACTGTCACTTTCTCTGGACTGAAAAAGAAATCATGAAAGTACGAGAGCTTGAAAAAAGAGTTAAAGAATTGATGTCTGAAAGAAATGATTATCAAGCTTGGTATTATGTACCATTTATAAGTGCAAATTATGTTCGTCGTCAAGCAcagaaagaaaaagatgttaGTGATATTTATGCTTCTGCTTAAaattaaagtatatatttgattaattaaaaagaaataaatagaagTATAAAATACTTAATTcttctgtatttttttcatcgttattaataaaataattgataaacaatatataaagaaTCGTATAATGAAcaagaaaacaataaaaaatgaataaataaataaagattgaTAAATGGTAAATATGTGTTatgtacttttattattaattttagttacCTTCtccttttgtttattatttaaaaaaaaaaaattgtgaatacctccttgctcattctatgttcctaatacaaatctatgatttttcaataaattttcgaaatatttcaaaaaaaaaaattttcgagtatcaggaacatagaataagcaaagaggtatttcatatttttaaaaatacctccttgctcattctatgttcctgatactcgaaaatttttttttttgaaatatttcgaaaatttattgaaaaatcatagatttgtattaggaacatagaatgagcaaagaggtattttttaaaatatcaaatacctctttgctcattctatgttcctgatactcgaatttttttttctataaattttttgaaatttgatagaaaaaaaaatttatagaaaaaaaaattttcgagtatcaggaacatagaatgtgcaaggaggtattttcaaaaaaaaaattttttttttaaatttcaaaaaaaattttcaagtattagGAACATaaaatgagcaaagaggtattcgatatttttgagaaatcagcgccatctattggtTTTATTGGGAACTATAATaggtaaacacattgaaatatcatagatagaagagggctgttttatcaggagtATAGAGcaagaaaagaggtattttttgcgCCACACTACGgagcgccatctattgtttttctttagaaCTATATGgtaaaaacattgaaatatcatagatagaagaaGGCTGTTTTATTAGGATAATATAACAGGAAAAgaagtattttttgagttaacaagttcagtgccatctattgtttttctttagaaCTATATGgtaaaaacattgaaatatcatagatagaagaaGGCTGTTTTATTAGGATAATAtaacaggaaaagaggtattttttgagttaacaagttcagcgccatctattatttttcttgggAACTATATGGTaaacacatttaaatatcatagatagaaaaaggctgttttatcagggttgtagaacagaaaaagaggtatttttttagtCAACTAGTTTAGCGCCATCTGGTGTTTTTCATAGGAACTATAGAGGtaacacatttaaatttaatagatagaagagggctgttttatcagggttgtagaacaaagaaagaggtattttttaagttaacaagttcagcgccacctattatttttcttaggaACTATAGGATAAacacattaaaatatcatagatagaagatggctgttttatcagggttatagaacaggcaaagaggtattttttaagtcaactagttcagcgccatctattattttttttgagaaccATGAGGTAAACACATTCAAATATCGTAGATAGGAGatggctgttttatcagggttatagaacaggcaaagaggtattttttgagttaacaagttcagcgccatctattgttttttttagaactatatggtaaaaacattgaaatatcatagatagacgaaggctgttttatcagggttgtagaacaagaaaaaaggtattttttgagttaacaagttcagcgccatctattatttttcttcggAACTATGaggtaaacacattgaaatatcatagatagaagatggctgttttatcagggttatagatcaggcaaagaggtatttgttGAGTAAATAAGtgcagcgccatctattattttttttagaaactatagggtaaacacatttaaatatcatagatagaagaaggctgttttatcagggttatagaacaggagaagaggtattttttgagttaacaagttTAGCGCCATCTGGTGTTTTTCATAGGAACTATAGGGGtaacacatttaaatttaatagatagaagagggctgttttatcagggttgtaAAGCATGAatagaggtattttttgagttaacaagttTGCCGCCATCCGGTGTTTTGTTTGGGAACTATAGCagtaaaacatttaaattcaatagaaaaaaataaagtattgtatcagggttatagaacaggaaaagaggtatttctttaacaattttagcgccatttatttctttttctcaagaattatcatataaaaacacttaaattttacaaagatAATTAAACTGTTGTATCAGGaatatagaacaggcaaagaggtattcgaggaggaaaaaaaaaaaaccagaaactcagaaaaaataacgaagttcccccgccgggaatatAGAAGGGGCTTTTTATcagggcaaacgccttgaccactagcccacagggcttcttattttttctaagtttcatcaagttaactccgacgtccttctatgcgtcaattcattttttgaaaaaaaaaaaaccagaaactcagaaaaaataacgaagttcccccgccgggaatcgaacccgggtcttttgctttccgggcaaacgccttgtccactagaccacagggcttcttattttttctaagtttcatcaagttaactccgacgtccttctatgcgtcaattcatttttcaacTCGAAAAGTTCAGCGCTATATAGTGTTTTTTTCTGGAACTACTTCATGAGAACATTCAaagtttatagaaaaaatttaactgtTGTATTAAGACATAGAATGACCAAAGAGGTATTtagtatttttgaataaaataagaatTCTTAACAGGAATACATAGTGAGCGAAGAGGTATCTCGTGTTTTCAAAATAAAGCGCCATCTGTTGCACGTTTCTTTaagtatttttgataaataaatttttgaaaaaataaagtgttTTAACAGGAATACATAATGGGCGAGGAGGTATTTCGTGTTTAACTTTTTGATttcctgtttttttatttttatcgtaatttttttcgttttgtatCAGGGACACAGAATGACCGAGGAGGTATTTTCGTTGTGGTATTTAAAGCTTAATAAATAATGCTAATGATGTAATATATACTATCTAGAACCAAAGCTCTTTTcattatagtttaaaaattattttaaatcaaattctatatcacaaaaattaatggaaTTGGGCCTGGGTGAGTGTAAGTGAAGGTATATGCATATGAACATGTAAATCAAgtgagaaataaattataccaAAGCctttccaaaataaaaaataaagaaaatagcTTGGGggcttttttttaactaatcaAGTAGAACGACTTTATCCCTCAGggagattataaaaatttttttttcagacagGTCTAAcatctatatatgtatatacatttattatcgTGATAACAGTTAAAAATACCAATCAAGctctatatagaaaaaaaaataaattaataaaatacaagcaAGTGTATTcgaaaaaaagattaaaaaacataacagacggaaataataatatttcggATTATCAGTTATTGGTTTCATTAAGGATAAATAAACACTGttcatgaaattaaaatagaaatagaaaaaaaaataaaaataaataaataataaaatgataacatTTGAAATAGTCAAGGAAAAGCTGttatcacaattattatactgatagttttatgatttttttttttttttaatttattctttcaattctgtgcattaaaaaataaattaaaaaaatgacatttaaaatatataagttaAAATGTTAAATGTGTATGCATGAAtacacaaaattattaattgataatcagcaaaaaaaaaaataaataaataaataaaataaaataaataatccaaagTTAATATAAAACGATGAAAATACAGCAAGAGTATCGGGCATGATTGCTACGTTGGAACAGGTTTCCAATGCAGAACAGGGAATCGAGTTAAATAAAAGTAGATAGGTGGGAGAGGTTACAAGCGATACGATGCCACGAAGCTGATCCGCGGAATGAACAGCGGGGCATAAGCAACAGCGGGGTTTAAATTGAGGAAAACGGGCGACAAGTAGTCGTTTACAGTTATAGTTAGATAGTCCGGATCGGGCGCTCGTTCAGCCGGGATGACTTTTTGTGTATAaaacctttttatttatatttatatttattatttttatttttttcttatccaGAGTTTAATTCAAAGTGAACATTCTTTTCCTGAGAACCTAAGTTCCATCATCGAAACGACTTTCACAATTGTTCAGAGAAATCAGTGCTTGATTATATTTCttaagtagtttttttttaaaaaatgtgtaTATGTGGCagtatttgttattaatgtgcttttatttttgttatttattttaatatttattatcattttttaaatatatatgtatatttatatttataaatatattttaaactttaaaaaagttaGTCTCAATCaaggtattattttaaatagaattattaaattttacaaaatattaataataaaaatatatttataatattaaaatatacaatttttatatattatttgttttcacGCTCTATTTAATTGTATCTTTTATGATCGTTTACGATAATTTTAAGTTAGGAATTTCAAAAAGTATATGACGAGCTAGCGGTTGTTTGTCAGACTGGTtgagcaattttattttattttttttttttgtccacgTGAATCCACGTGTTGTCACTGTTAAGGTCGAAgttcatataataaaattatgaaataatctttataaatttttatcacttacaaaaaaaaaataatataaatttaaaaaatatttttaaaaactatttattatatagattAATTAGtcacgtatatatatttttagtagctcttttttcattttattttttttataatcgtGAATCTGTGTGactgataataattctttgatatatatatatatatttttttttctacgaaaATTtcgtttaaaatattataaatcataTCGAAAATGTCCTTGagatattatattgtttacaattataatttatatttcaatgtagttaaaattatagttaaataatttataagattTAGGtccgttattttatttacatatcattttttatcttgacgtatttttcattttcagtaTAAACGTATATTTAAGTGTGaggaaacaataaaaaaagaaaacaagatatattttatgtttaaaatatttttgtaatatttatatatataactaaagaaaaacaaaaatagacAATCATATCTACGATAAAATTGTGTTTCAGGtgtttcatgaaaattttttaatggattggtaaatacaaataactcgaaagaaaaaaaaaacaatgctgACAAGTGTGGACGACATGCGGAGGATAAAACGTCAACGAGCTGACGGACGACTTAGGCAATCCACCAAGAATTAcgtgtgataataaaaaaataaataaaaaaaaaaaaacaatgaaataataaaagtagaCTGAaaacataacaaaaaaaaaaattatttaagtattagAAACTAATTatttcgactttttttttattttttggacactatcatttcataaatatatttattgtgatacgataaggaaaaaaaaaaaataaaagcgaATTATTGAGAGTGAAGTGCATTGTTTTATAatagagaaatttatttgCTCAAGTGCAACATTCTTGCATTAAGATAATTAGTTCCTGCAAAGGGCCAAATAGGTaagcaaataatttaaatttttttgtatattataatgattGCAATAttcgaatttaataattatattactttgaaaaaaaattaatcaactggtaattaaaaaagagcttaattattattaattctcatatataaataaaattttatttactcaagTTTTGGCTGAATAAATTCGATTAATTTAgtatatgtttttataaaaaaaatatttgtgcaCTGAAGAAATTTGACATTATACCCAACGCAGCTTTCTAGATCGCGtgaacatattttaatttttacgtaGGTGAAAGAGAATTCaggattaaatttttttatgtggtaaaataataaattgccaAGTTTCAATGAGTTAATTCatatagaaattattaattttattaattttattataattttatatattgaaagcaaaaaaagtgtcgttattattttaaatatttacacagacttttaaattaatttaaaaaaaaattatttatatgagtaaaaaaaaaaaattaaaattgcctTTTTTCTGGTGATTGTCTGAAGTGaatataacttttaaattattaactctTGAAACTTTCACCCAACATGCCTGTGCTATAAATAGTTCATTTTCATACTTTTAAAGTGATACCAATTGGAAAAAACCTATAACTTAACAATGCAGCCATACTTGGAATACGTGGCAatgctttaaattttaaaaattaattattcagcTTTGAtctat is part of the Aphidius gifuensis isolate YNYX2018 linkage group LG1, ASM1490517v1, whole genome shotgun sequence genome and harbors:
- the LOC122852544 gene encoding NADH dehydrogenase [ubiquinone] 1 beta subcomplex subunit 5, mitochondrial, producing the protein MVAWSGLFRSSGQALIRNSKSLISNTIKNDILKRSMSEHRVMQIVPSRWHWDKTKDLVHLYFFVGAIPLGILIMWSNIFIGHAQLSPIPEGYVPKEWEYCRSPITRFFVKYIYTSEQQEYEKYCHFLWTEKEIMKVRELEKRVKELMSERNDYQAWYYVPFISANYVRRQAQKEKDVSDIYASA